Proteins encoded within one genomic window of Macrotis lagotis isolate mMagLag1 chromosome 3, bilby.v1.9.chrom.fasta, whole genome shotgun sequence:
- the LOC141516936 gene encoding olfactory receptor 5D18-like — MMISDRNQSATVIFILLGFSEYPDLHILLLLIFLVIYVISVVGNLGMIAIIIMKPKLHTPMYFFLKYLSFVDFCYSTSVTPKLLDNLVAEDKTISIPNCFTQFFFFVSCALTETFILAVMAYDRFVAICNPLLYLAIMSQKFCALLMAAAFSWGIFFSLVYTVSLLQLSFCGTTIIDNFLCEYSGILSASCSDKYVSEMILFIVTNINMMSTLIVIFTSYIFIFITVMKMHSVRARHKAFSTCASHLTAVGIFYGTVFFLYCIPNTKSSWFTLKLDSVFYAVVIPMLNPLIYTASGTMM; from the coding sequence atgATGATCTCTGACAGAAATCAGAGTGCTACAGTTATATTTATTCTCTTGGGATTCTCTGAGTATCCAGATCTTCATATTCTTCTCTTGCTGATCTTTTTGGTCATTTATGTGATCTCTGTGGTTGGAAATCTTGGAATGATTGCAATCATTATCATGAAACCCAAATTACACACtcctatgtattttttccttaaatatttgtcCTTTGTGGATTTCTGTTACTCCACTTCTGTTACACCAAAGCTGTTAGATAATTTAGTTGCAGAAGATAAGACAATATCTATCCCTAATTGCTTCACacaattcttcttttttgtttcctgtgCTTTGACTGAAACATTCATTTTGGCAGTGATGGCATATGACCGCTTTGTGGCAATTTGTAATCCCCTTTTATATTTGGCTATCATGTCTCAGAAATTCTGTGCCCTGCTAATGGCTGCAGCATTCTCCTGGGGAATATTCTTCTCTCTGGTCTACACTGTCTCTCTTCTCCAACTATCTTTTTGTGGTACTACTATTATTGATAATTTCCTCTGTGAGTATTCTGGCATACTCTCTGCCTCTTGCTCTGATAAATATGTTAGTGAGATGATTCTATTTATAGTTACAAATATTAATATGATGAGCACATTAATTGTCATATTcacttcttatatttttatttttataactgtcATGAAGATGCATTCAGTTAGGGCAAGGCATAAGGCCTTTTCTACTTGTGCCTCTCATTTGACTGCTGTTGGAATCTTCTATGGTACAGTGTTTTTCCTCTACTGTATACCCAATACTAAAAGTTCCTGGTTCACCCTCAAATTGGACTCTGTTTTCTATGCAGTGGTCATCCCCATGTTGAATCCCCTTATATATACAGCCTCAGGAACAATGATGTGA